AGTTGCCGATCGACACCTAACACCACGAAGCAGGGTCGCGTGGGCCACGTCGTAGGTCCAAGTGCGATCCAAGATGTATCGATTTGGGAAAGCCGGCGATGCTCCTCGACGATGAGGACCAGTGCCATTGGCTGCTCGTTTGGCTTTGTAAGCCTCAAACATCTAGTTGGACAGGGTGGCTTCTCAAGATGTCTAACTCCTGGGCTACCTGCGTGAGGGATCGATTCGATAGCTCGACAAGCCTGAGGGCGTCATCTTTAACTTCGCGGTCAAACTTTCTTCGAACCGTTGTCTCTTTACCCTTGATCTCTTCCATGTCTACCGTATCTACCAGTCTCCTTGGTGTTACGGAGTGGTGTGTCTCGGTTTGGGGGTAGTTTCAATCGCCCCATGCCTGCAACGGCCAGGCTGCTTAGTCGCAATCAACCCGCATAATCGCCTTTCTCAGCGAGACCTCCAACAAGTCAACGTCACATCCAAACCCACCAAGATGACAACGAACCAAGTTTCCACCGCTGGTCCAACGTACCGATCCACCTCCACTAACAGCTCGCCCCCTTGCTACACTGGTAGTAACAAACAAGCAACACGACGAAGGGACAACCTCAAATGGGGCAACGAACAACAAAACTGTGTCTGCAACTTGGACGAGCGATGGTCGCCTCTCCTCTTATCTATGGTGGGCTCGGTGCGGTGCGCGAGCCAGGTATGCGTCACAAAGCATTGGAGCGATCGGGTCTACCGGCGAGCCAGGAGCTTGTTCGTTTGAACGGTGCCGTCATGGTCGTCGGTGGTGTTGCCCTCGCCCTTGGCATCAAACCAAAGCTCGCAGCCCTTGGACTTGCCGGGTCAATCACCGCCACCACCCTGGTTGGACACCCTTTCTGGCGCGAAGAGGATGAAGCTGCACGCAGCAGCCAGGCCATTCAGTTCTACAAGAACACCGCAATTCTCGGTGGCCTTCTCCTCGAAATCACCAGGTAATCGCTAAAGACTCCGTCGTAGATCAAGCCCAATCGATAAATCCCAATTAATCAAGCTGGGCGATGCCACATCACATCACGAGGCACCGACGATGGTCAGCACTAATGTTGGCCACCATAGCAGCCGAACGTGAGAGCGAATGAGTAACCCGCAGGAGACGTCATTCGACCCCAAGCCAATACGCGACCATTAACCCAGGCGGCGCTCTTCTTGGTCGTCAGGGTCGAAGAC
This region of Ferrimicrobium sp. genomic DNA includes:
- a CDS encoding DoxX family protein codes for the protein MVASPLIYGGLGAVREPGMRHKALERSGLPASQELVRLNGAVMVVGGVALALGIKPKLAALGLAGSITATTLVGHPFWREEDEAARSSQAIQFYKNTAILGGLLLEITR